From one Planctomicrobium piriforme genomic stretch:
- a CDS encoding DUF1559 family PulG-like putative transporter, whose protein sequence is MKHVRTISALLPRSRTQGRRGFSLIELLVVIAIIGLLLALGIPAVQSARESARNTQCKNNLRQLGTALQNHHSQFGYLPKDGENGWGFVVFLLPRLEQSGIYGQLNPLTAKQTSASTAQPETTGQPLAVVRCPSFSGSDELSSGFGRSNDLGNTEIFSQRMELTDVYDGESNTIAVGETTDDHAWAQPGTGSCSSPPNQGSFSSRHSSGANFVFCDASVRFISSNVDAATFKALGTTAGRETIGEF, encoded by the coding sequence TTGAAACATGTTCGGACCATCTCAGCACTTCTTCCTCGCAGCCGGACACAGGGGCGCCGCGGCTTTTCGTTAATCGAACTGCTCGTCGTCATTGCGATCATTGGTCTGCTATTGGCACTCGGCATTCCGGCGGTGCAGTCTGCCCGTGAGTCTGCCAGAAACACCCAGTGCAAAAACAATCTGCGGCAATTAGGGACGGCATTGCAGAATCACCACAGCCAGTTCGGTTATCTGCCTAAAGACGGAGAGAATGGCTGGGGATTTGTCGTCTTTCTGCTTCCTCGGTTGGAACAATCGGGGATCTACGGGCAGTTGAACCCGTTAACCGCCAAACAGACTTCGGCTTCAACAGCGCAGCCGGAGACGACAGGCCAGCCGCTCGCCGTTGTGCGATGCCCCTCTTTTAGCGGGAGCGACGAGCTGTCATCCGGATTCGGCCGCTCGAATGATTTAGGGAATACCGAAATCTTTTCGCAGCGAATGGAACTGACCGACGTGTACGACGGCGAAAGCAATACCATCGCTGTGGGAGAAACCACTGACGATCATGCCTGGGCGCAGCCGGGGACAGGCTCATGCAGCAGCCCACCGAATCAGGGATCGTTCAGCAGTCGACATTCAAGTGGCGCAAACTTCGTTTTCTGCGATGCCTCGGTGCGGTTCATTTCCTCGAACGTCGACGCGGCCACATTCAAGGCCCTCGGGACGACCGCAGGCCGGGAAACGATTGGGGAATTCTGA
- a CDS encoding DUF4339 domain-containing protein yields MRGRQCSPVLFPELLSLARSGLLAPDDLVRVGESSEWIAAGEVAGLFHMAGRAEEVSKWRANRRAIVQVSSPRIASSATVEAAAEISDVRQANDNSVSHDQSQATELPGEGSLEHEIKAATFEAALRLREKYQHQPEINSAEPSQIGSVIHSASNAIRRALLAVIWFPFALIGKLWSRTQLQLECPDWVGRVFSVIFSGETLKFLFRWGMTIAVPNLIAYGITTWSETQLQRYPTREMINAQIKPFPGCGPCSPNEYTFLLIDVMIFSAIVTYVGIRWLEAKAED; encoded by the coding sequence ATGCGAGGCCGACAATGCAGTCCCGTTCTGTTTCCAGAGCTTTTGTCGCTAGCTCGATCGGGCTTATTAGCGCCCGACGATCTGGTTCGCGTCGGTGAGTCGAGCGAATGGATCGCCGCAGGTGAGGTGGCTGGGCTGTTTCACATGGCAGGCCGGGCGGAAGAAGTTTCCAAATGGCGGGCCAATCGACGGGCGATAGTTCAAGTGTCGAGCCCGAGGATCGCCTCCTCGGCAACCGTCGAGGCCGCCGCCGAAATCAGCGATGTTCGACAGGCAAATGACAATTCAGTTTCTCACGATCAGTCCCAGGCAACGGAACTACCGGGTGAGGGGAGTTTAGAACACGAAATTAAAGCGGCGACCTTTGAGGCGGCGCTGCGGTTGCGGGAAAAGTATCAGCACCAGCCAGAAATCAACTCGGCGGAGCCGTCCCAGATCGGTTCCGTGATCCACTCGGCAAGCAATGCAATTCGTCGAGCGCTGCTGGCGGTGATCTGGTTTCCGTTCGCGCTGATTGGGAAACTCTGGTCCCGAACGCAGCTGCAATTGGAATGTCCAGATTGGGTAGGCCGGGTCTTCTCGGTCATTTTCTCCGGGGAGACTCTGAAGTTTCTGTTTCGCTGGGGAATGACGATCGCCGTCCCCAATCTGATTGCCTATGGAATTACCACCTGGTCCGAAACTCAGTTGCAACGTTACCCGACCCGCGAGATGATCAATGCACAAATCAAGCCGTTCCCAGGCTGCGGGCCATGCTCGCCCAATGAATACACCTTTCTCCTCATCGATGTCATGATCTTTTCCGCCATCGTGACTTATGTCGGGATCCGCTGGCTCGAAGCTAAAGCAGAAGATTAG
- a CDS encoding DUF1559 domain-containing protein, with product MKRRSHQSRFHRRKAGFTMVELIVVMAIVAMLLALLIPAVTRAREAAKKTQCLSNLRNIVLALTQFDHFNDRLPASGYYFDPPSGPGGPHHSWGVSLLPFLDQQNVYDQWDLDKPITDPVNRVLTQAYVPNYVCPVDLSRSEDKQGDLSYAVNGGWGFTIRTGSGVGDCPLDWHGKRLDLNGDGQTCTGVDATDNLDRQLFRQLGLFFLENWKVGGTERHYSLKDVSDGTSQTFLVGENSRTGFEPGDDQATFADPNPYRSAFYVGNPCQNGTCTPGSVDYARCNAGEDKINSGLWSEEGRSPVPNSFHPGGVNMGYADGHVKFLSELIDGRAYAALASPQGLGLEGSPLAQGVLAGSEF from the coding sequence ATGAAGCGTCGATCACACCAATCACGATTCCATCGCCGTAAAGCCGGCTTCACGATGGTCGAACTGATCGTGGTGATGGCGATCGTCGCGATGTTGCTGGCCCTTTTGATCCCCGCCGTGACACGGGCGCGTGAAGCGGCGAAGAAAACGCAGTGTCTGAGCAACTTGCGAAACATTGTTCTGGCGCTGACGCAGTTCGATCATTTCAACGACCGGCTGCCGGCCTCTGGATATTACTTCGATCCTCCCAGCGGACCGGGCGGGCCACATCATAGCTGGGGGGTGTCGCTGCTACCGTTTCTGGATCAGCAGAACGTGTACGATCAATGGGATCTCGACAAGCCGATCACCGATCCGGTGAACCGAGTCCTCACCCAGGCGTACGTTCCCAATTACGTCTGCCCAGTGGATCTCAGCCGCAGCGAGGACAAGCAGGGGGATCTCAGCTATGCAGTGAACGGCGGCTGGGGATTCACGATTCGCACAGGCTCTGGCGTCGGTGATTGTCCGCTCGACTGGCATGGGAAACGGCTCGACCTGAACGGCGACGGGCAGACTTGTACGGGAGTCGACGCCACCGACAACCTGGACCGGCAGTTGTTTCGACAACTCGGCTTGTTTTTCCTTGAAAACTGGAAAGTCGGAGGAACGGAGCGTCACTACTCACTCAAGGATGTCTCCGATGGAACATCACAGACGTTCCTTGTCGGTGAGAACTCGAGGACTGGCTTTGAGCCTGGGGACGATCAGGCGACGTTCGCCGACCCGAACCCCTATCGCAGTGCGTTCTATGTGGGCAATCCCTGTCAGAACGGAACATGCACGCCAGGCAGCGTCGATTATGCTCGCTGTAATGCGGGTGAAGATAAGATCAATAGCGGCCTGTGGAGCGAAGAGGGGAGATCGCCTGTTCCAAATTCATTCCATCCCGGCGGAGTGAACATGGGCTATGCAGACGGCCACGTCAAATTTCTTTCGGAACTGATCGACGGCCGGGCTTACGCTGCACTCGCCAGCCCGCAGGGATTGGGACTGGAAGGGAGTCCGCTGGCACAAGGCGTCTTGGCAGGGAGCGAATTTTGA
- a CDS encoding glycosyltransferase family 39 protein, which translates to MIPAAETAIDSSLDASQIETSTAKLLQQPSNAAPLALILLAIFGIALFLRTQHLDAISFWFDEACSWKISQFSTTEMLDAVSRDAHPPVYYFVLKIWMSVFGTSVIAARSLSVLCGVGTVAAAWWFCRTALSTDSTCSTSNPPALSNKTSFAFALLPLLAALLVAINALQIEMSLEARPYTLGTLLALLSGTFLLLALERPVHVWNWLAFALSAGLLSLTHYYAIFTTAALFLFLAIELVLMFCREGWTGKLKAACLGGGLSLWGIQLLWVPWFSIFTFQRERADGQLWMVPITWNEVMTTCWKAIAGGKMSPVWNDVAWMAVLAWIAVGVLLLMGNRACRLAGICTLLPLAAAVTYGLVDRNILGVRYLIFAEVFLLVGVVLLLSRVQGYFRLTLAVLICGWCLIWTVNFVHDRDLMAEAPGTRGAIQYLNDHRVGETPVIVSSPFVHTIALQYIKVPQQLYAQYRGDHRSSILSGPALQDQDYAGLDDLLKSKPDTIWTVDADGLFGGMSAVRLPESYQLVSEERFPERFGYRMDLLVREYRTSAVARVTTVGLTSEVD; encoded by the coding sequence TTGATCCCCGCTGCCGAGACTGCAATCGATTCGTCGCTTGACGCCTCGCAAATTGAGACGTCCACGGCGAAACTGTTGCAGCAACCGTCGAATGCGGCGCCGTTAGCACTCATTTTGCTGGCGATCTTCGGCATTGCGCTCTTCCTGAGAACGCAGCATCTGGACGCAATCAGCTTCTGGTTCGACGAAGCGTGTTCGTGGAAAATCAGTCAGTTTTCCACGACGGAGATGCTGGACGCCGTGTCTCGCGACGCTCATCCGCCGGTCTATTACTTTGTACTGAAGATTTGGATGTCGGTCTTCGGGACGAGCGTCATTGCGGCCCGCAGTCTGAGCGTGTTGTGCGGCGTCGGAACCGTTGCTGCGGCATGGTGGTTTTGCCGAACGGCGCTCAGTACGGATTCGACTTGCTCGACGTCGAATCCACCTGCATTGTCGAATAAAACCAGTTTTGCATTCGCGCTTTTGCCGCTCCTTGCCGCGCTCCTGGTGGCGATCAATGCGTTGCAGATTGAAATGAGTCTGGAAGCCAGGCCTTATACGTTGGGAACGCTGTTGGCACTTTTGAGCGGCACATTCCTGCTCCTGGCACTCGAGCGGCCTGTTCATGTCTGGAATTGGCTGGCCTTTGCTTTGAGTGCAGGCCTGCTGTCGCTGACTCATTATTATGCCATCTTTACGACCGCAGCTTTATTTCTGTTTTTGGCAATCGAACTCGTGTTGATGTTTTGCCGCGAGGGATGGACGGGCAAACTGAAAGCCGCCTGTCTCGGAGGAGGACTGTCGCTGTGGGGAATCCAGTTGTTGTGGGTTCCCTGGTTTTCGATTTTCACCTTTCAGCGGGAGCGTGCTGATGGTCAGTTATGGATGGTCCCCATCACCTGGAACGAGGTGATGACAACATGCTGGAAAGCAATCGCCGGCGGAAAGATGTCTCCCGTCTGGAACGATGTTGCCTGGATGGCGGTGCTTGCGTGGATCGCGGTTGGGGTCCTATTGCTAATGGGAAACCGTGCCTGCAGATTAGCGGGAATCTGCACGTTGCTTCCGCTTGCTGCAGCAGTGACATATGGCCTCGTCGATCGAAATATCCTCGGCGTACGCTACCTGATCTTTGCTGAAGTGTTCTTGCTCGTCGGTGTGGTGCTGCTGCTCTCCAGAGTTCAAGGCTACTTCCGATTGACCTTGGCCGTGCTCATTTGTGGATGGTGTCTGATCTGGACCGTCAACTTCGTGCATGATCGCGACCTGATGGCCGAGGCTCCGGGAACTCGCGGAGCCATCCAGTATCTGAACGATCACCGCGTGGGTGAGACGCCGGTGATTGTTAGTTCGCCATTTGTCCATACTATCGCGCTGCAATATATCAAAGTTCCGCAACAGCTTTATGCGCAATACCGCGGCGACCATCGTTCCAGCATCCTGAGTGGTCCAGCCCTCCAGGATCAAGACTATGCCGGCCTGGATGATCTGCTGAAGTCGAAACCCGACACGATCTGGACGGTCGATGCCGACGGCCTGTTCGGCGGCATGTCGGCGGTCCGCCTGCCGGAGTCGTATCAACTCGTTTCAGAAGAACGGTTTCCGGAACGTTTCGGTTACCGCATGGATCTGCTGGTGCGGGAGTATCGCACCAGTGCAGTCGCACGGGTGACCACAGTTGGTCTCACTTCTGAGGTGGATTGA